The genomic segment TTTTTCATCATGATTATCTGAAATCTCAACAGCTTTGTGTGCTGCACTACTTACTTCCATATCTGCACAAGGCAAGCATGATTGTGCAATTAGATAGATTGATAATATGTAATTTAAAAGTTTCACGAATACAAAGATAAAAATATTTTTAAAACAAATTCTTATATTACATTTTTTTTAGGTGCCTTTATATTTCCCACAAATTTATTTTTTAATATTTTCATATCTTCACTCACTTTTCTGTCCAGCACTTTAGCATAATGTTGAGTAGTTCTCAAGTTTTTATGACCTAACATTTTACTTACGCTTTCGATAGGAACTCCATTAGTAAGTGTTACTGTTGTTGCAAAAGTATGTCTAGCAATGTGAAATGTAAGTTCTTTTTCAATTTCACAAACTCCAGCTATTTCTTTTAAATAAGCGTTCATTTTTTGGTTTGATAGAATAGGTAGTAGTTTATCCTCGTTGTTACATTGTGGATGATTTTCATATTTATCGATTATCATTTGTGTAACTGGAAGGATTGGGATTTTGGAAGCACTTTCTGTTTTTTGTCTGTGAGTGAATATCCATTTCTCGCCATCAATACCGAAGCTTATATGGGATTTTGTTAGGTTTTTGACATCAATGTATGCCAAACCAGTAAAGCAACTGAAAAGGAAGATATCGCGAACCAGAGATAGTCTTTCTGTTTTGAAATCTTTTTCAATTATGCTTTGAATTTCATTTTCTGTTAAATAAACTCGATCAACTTCTTTGACTTTTGACTTATAGTTTGCAAATGGGTTTTTATCTAGCCAGTCATTGGCCAAACAAAGCTTAATTATTTTATTGAAGTTTTTAAGGTACTTAACTGCTGTGTTATTAGCACAGTTTCTAACACTTCTCAACCAAAACTCGTAATCGGTTATAAAGGCATGATCAATCTTTGTAATATCGATATCTGAAACGTTGTATTTCCATTGCATAAACTCAATAGTATGCTTGAGTGAAGTAGTGTAGCGTTCTAATGTTCCTGGAGCGTATTCTTTTCCAACTAATTCCTTTATTTTGTTGTTGTGGTCTTGGAAGATGGGAACAAGCATACGCTTGGTTTCTGATAGACCAAACAATTCATTCTTTAGATTTTCTGAATTTAAACTGATGTCTTTTTTGAAAAGTTTCTTCTCAGCTTCTAAAACTTGACTTTTTAAGTAATCAAGATGACTATTGATTGTTCTAGCTTCTTCTGTGGAACCTTTTACTTTGCTGCCTTCTGAGGACCATTTATCAGGATTGATATATTTGTTGGTGCTAAACTCAAAACGTTTGGTATTGACAGTAACTCTAGTGTAGATAGGACAAACCCCTAAATTGTTGGCTTTTGCTCTCTTGATGTAGAAGAGAATTGATACTGATGTGTTCATTGTTGGTGACCTTAAAGTTAGTATTAAATTTATTCGATTTAATAACTACACACAAGATGTACATTTTTTGAATATGTTGTTGAACACCTTGTAGTAGCGGTGCTTTCGTTGCGAGGTGTCACTTAAAATTTATTTTTTTAGTGACACCTTAAAAGACACCTAAACTTTGAGATTTAATGAATAATTTGATATAGCCCTAAAAGAAAAAACCCACTAAATTGTTGAATTTAGTGGGTTTTAGTACCGTTTGCTTTTCAGCTAGCGGAGAAAGAGGGATTCGAACCCCCGGACCTGTTACAGTCAACAGTTTTCAAGACTGCCGCATTCGACCGCTCTGCCATTTCTCCAATAAGATGCTACCATTTTCTGGTTGCGAGTGCAAATATAAGTGCTTTTTTTGGTTATGCAAATCTATTTGTATAAAAAACACCGCAATTTTGAACGGGCTTTTTTAATTGTTTCATTTTCTTTGTTTTAGAAAATAAAAAAATAGTTATTTTTTAGCTGCGCGATTAATAATTCACGTGTTCAACAATTTCTAAACCGTAGCCAATCATACCTACACGCTTGCTTAAGCTGGTATTAGTCACTAATCTGATTTTAGAAATATCCAAGTCGTGTAGAATTTGTGCGCCAATACCAAAATCTTTGGTATCAATAATAATACGAGGGGCTTTCATTTCGCCTTCGGTTTGTAATTGTTTCAATTCGGCAATACGGCTCAATAAATTCACAGACTGCATGTCTTGGTTGATAAAAATCACAGCGCCTTTGCCATGGTCATTAATCGTTTGGAACATTTTATCCAATTGATGATCGGCATTGTGGGTTAAAGTTCCCAATAAGTCATTATTGACTTGCGAAGAGTTGATGCGCGTTAAAACGGCATCGCCCAAGTTCCATGTGCCTTTGGTCAAAGCAATATGTACTTGTTTGTTAGTCGTTTGTTCATAAGCACGCAATCTAAAAGTACCAAAACGGGTTTCGATATCAAAGTCGTCTTTTTTCACAATCAAACTGTCGTGTTGCACACGGTAAGCCACTAAATCTTCAATAGAAACCAGTTTTAAATTGAATTTTTTAGCCACTTTTACCAGTTGGGGTAGGCGCGCCATGCTACCATCTTCGTTCATGATTTCTACAATCACTCCCGCTGATTTAAATCCGGCTAATCTTGCAAAGTCAATGGCAGCCTCGGTATGACCTGTTCTTCGTAAAACACCACCTTGCTTCGCAATTAACGGGAAAATATGTCCTGGACGTGCTAAATCGTGTGGTTTGGTATCTGGATTGACTAAAGACAAAATCGTTTTGGCTCTATCCGCTGCTGAAATTCCTGTGGTGACTCCGTTGCCTCTTAAATCCACCGAAACGGTAAAGGCAGTCTCCATTGGATCGGTATTGTTATTCACCATCACGTGCAATCCTAATTCTTTGCATCGGCTTTCGGTCAAAGGTGCACAAATCAATCCACGACCGTGTGTTGCCATAAAATTGATCATTTCGGGTGTTACTTTTTCGGCTGCAGCCAAGAAATCGCCTTCGTTTTCACGGTTTTCATCATCTACAACGATAATTACTTTGCCTTGACGAATGTCTTCAATGGCTTCTTCGATAGTGTTGAGTTGTATTTTGGTAGTGCTCATGACGATTATTTTTGGGGAACTATTTTTTTAATAAATTGTTGAATGGGAGCCAAGATGACATCCATATTGATTAAACCGATATCATTGGTCGCACGATAGGTTAATAAAATGGCCAGCGGTGTCAACACTAATGAGGACATCCAAGCGCCTAAAAATGGGGTTAATC from the Flavobacterium ammonificans genome contains:
- the ribB gene encoding 3,4-dihydroxy-2-butanone-4-phosphate synthase gives rise to the protein MSTTKIQLNTIEEAIEDIRQGKVIIVVDDENRENEGDFLAAAEKVTPEMINFMATHGRGLICAPLTESRCKELGLHVMVNNNTDPMETAFTVSVDLRGNGVTTGISAADRAKTILSLVNPDTKPHDLARPGHIFPLIAKQGGVLRRTGHTEAAIDFARLAGFKSAGVIVEIMNEDGSMARLPQLVKVAKKFNLKLVSIEDLVAYRVQHDSLIVKKDDFDIETRFGTFRLRAYEQTTNKQVHIALTKGTWNLGDAVLTRINSSQVNNDLLGTLTHNADHQLDKMFQTINDHGKGAVIFINQDMQSVNLLSRIAELKQLQTEGEMKAPRIIIDTKDFGIGAQILHDLDISKIRLVTNTSLSKRVGMIGYGLEIVEHVNY
- a CDS encoding site-specific integrase codes for the protein MNTSVSILFYIKRAKANNLGVCPIYTRVTVNTKRFEFSTNKYINPDKWSSEGSKVKGSTEEARTINSHLDYLKSQVLEAEKKLFKKDISLNSENLKNELFGLSETKRMLVPIFQDHNNKIKELVGKEYAPGTLERYTTSLKHTIEFMQWKYNVSDIDITKIDHAFITDYEFWLRSVRNCANNTAVKYLKNFNKIIKLCLANDWLDKNPFANYKSKVKEVDRVYLTENEIQSIIEKDFKTERLSLVRDIFLFSCFTGLAYIDVKNLTKSHISFGIDGEKWIFTHRQKTESASKIPILPVTQMIIDKYENHPQCNNEDKLLPILSNQKMNAYLKEIAGVCEIEKELTFHIARHTFATTVTLTNGVPIESVSKMLGHKNLRTTQHYAKVLDRKVSEDMKILKNKFVGNIKAPKKNVI